One Tolypothrix bouteillei VB521301 DNA window includes the following coding sequences:
- a CDS encoding VOC family protein — translation MQVQDTLEKYQQDNRPSIAIGHVRLAVTDVSKATEFFVKLGLRHITQSDEFAVLELRGGTHLVIRKTSDPISSGTNAPFDLMVDDIITARQTFTEWGLTVSEITIGRVHKSFILTGPDGYLITVTSSHTGGRVV, via the coding sequence ATGCAAGTACAAGATACCCTTGAAAAATATCAGCAGGATAACCGTCCATCTATAGCAATAGGTCATGTAAGATTGGCTGTGACTGATGTTTCAAAGGCTACTGAATTTTTCGTAAAGCTAGGGCTACGTCATATTACTCAATCAGATGAGTTTGCAGTTTTAGAGTTACGGGGAGGAACACACTTAGTCATAAGAAAAACATCAGATCCTATTTCATCGGGAACAAATGCTCCCTTCGATCTGATGGTGGACGATATTATAACTGCAAGACAAACCTTTACAGAGTGGGGACTCACGGTTTCTGAAATTACAATTGGTAGAGTTCACAAATCATTTATTCTCACTGGACCGGATGGCTACTTAATTACAGTAACTTCCTCACATACTGGTGGCAGAGTTGTTTAA
- a CDS encoding zinc-binding dehydrogenase yields MGKIRAVIVDPKVQGRLALHEVDAPTPTPNQAIVRVAAISLNRGEVRRSTSADAGWQPGWDLAGTIETPASDGSGPPQGARVVGLVRSGAWGELVAVSTDALAELPANVSFAQAATLPVAGLTAYHALLKGGSLLSRPVLITGASGGVGHFAIQLARLSGAYVVAHIRYPDYEALVKAAGAQSVVIGEDLAPAREFGPYHLILDSVGGAVLGTALGLLAQDGVLVLFGTSAGSEVTFDASRFYGTGGASLYGLILFHELKRESAAVGLKRLANLVAAGQLRPHIEVEASWTQVAELAQQLLDRRYVGKAVLHIN; encoded by the coding sequence ATGGGAAAAATACGTGCTGTAATTGTCGATCCAAAGGTGCAAGGACGTTTGGCACTCCATGAGGTAGATGCACCAACACCTACTCCCAATCAAGCTATAGTGAGAGTCGCAGCAATTTCCTTAAACCGAGGAGAAGTCAGGCGATCGACCAGCGCAGATGCAGGTTGGCAGCCCGGTTGGGACTTAGCAGGTACAATAGAAACTCCTGCATCTGATGGCTCTGGTCCCCCTCAAGGAGCACGTGTAGTAGGCTTGGTGCGTTCCGGTGCTTGGGGAGAACTCGTAGCTGTTTCTACAGATGCTCTCGCCGAACTCCCTGCCAATGTATCTTTTGCTCAAGCCGCAACACTACCTGTAGCAGGTTTAACTGCATACCACGCGTTACTTAAGGGCGGTTCTCTCCTAAGTCGTCCAGTTTTGATTACAGGTGCATCAGGAGGAGTAGGACATTTTGCTATTCAACTAGCGCGGTTATCAGGAGCATATGTGGTTGCACATATTCGTTACCCAGATTACGAAGCTTTGGTGAAAGCAGCAGGAGCACAGTCAGTTGTCATTGGCGAAGACCTCGCACCTGCCCGTGAATTTGGTCCCTACCATTTGATTTTAGACTCAGTAGGTGGTGCGGTACTTGGTACAGCTCTTGGATTGCTAGCACAAGATGGTGTGTTAGTCCTGTTTGGTACATCAGCAGGGTCTGAAGTGACATTCGATGCTTCACGATTTTATGGAACTGGTGGTGCAAGTCTGTATGGTCTGATTCTGTTCCACGAATTAAAACGCGAATCAGCAGCAGTTGGTCTGAAACGGCTAGCAAATCTAGTTGCCGCAGGTCAATTGCGTCCTCATATTGAAGTAGAAGCATCTTGGACACAAGTTGCTGAACTAGCACAGCAATTACTAGACAGGCGTTATGTTGGCAAAGCTGTGTTGCATATTAATTAG
- a CDS encoding DUF2141 domain-containing protein, producing the protein MHKSSKLQTTSKTKNIKVKQSIGFLKFLAITSVFSVIGGIANPSFAGLKQNSQLTVEIQGLKNRQGQVCLSLFASSRGFPSNSSSAVQSQCVAIATMPLTVTFKNLQPGNYAVAVLHDTNSDNKANRNGLGIPLEGFGFSENPVIRTGPPRFNDAAVLVAGSTTNIQIQLNYLLGG; encoded by the coding sequence ATGCACAAATCTAGTAAATTGCAGACAACTTCTAAGACAAAAAACATTAAAGTAAAACAATCGATAGGCTTTCTAAAATTTCTAGCCATTACCTCAGTTTTTTCAGTGATTGGAGGAATAGCGAATCCATCCTTTGCGGGACTCAAACAAAACAGTCAATTAACTGTTGAAATACAGGGGTTGAAAAACCGACAAGGGCAAGTTTGTTTAAGTTTATTTGCTAGTAGTAGGGGCTTTCCGAGCAACAGCTCTAGTGCTGTACAAAGTCAGTGCGTTGCGATCGCAACAATGCCATTAACCGTTACCTTTAAAAATTTGCAACCAGGCAATTATGCTGTTGCTGTTCTCCATGACACCAACAGCGACAATAAAGCGAATCGGAATGGTTTGGGAATTCCACTTGAGGGATTTGGATTTTCTGAAAACCCAGTTATCCGCACTGGTCCACCTAGATTTAATGATGCGGCTGTCCTAGTTGCAGGTTCAACGACAAACATTCAAATTCAATTGAATTATCTTTTAGGTGGGTAA
- a CDS encoding O-methyltransferase, translating into MTQEQWTVVDQYFTDLLVPSDPALDAALQASAAAGLPAHNVSPNQGKLLHLLARFQGARTILEIGTLGGYSTIWLAQALPPDGRLITLEANPKYAEIARANIARAGLTDVVELRLGPAVDTLPQLVAEGHVFDLIFIDADKPSNPDYFDWSLKLARQGSAIIADNVVRNGTVIDATTNDPSVCGVRRFNELLAQSPYVSATAIQTVGSKGYDGFAIALVTNSILPS; encoded by the coding sequence ATGACTCAGGAGCAATGGACTGTAGTTGACCAATACTTTACAGATTTGCTCGTACCGTCCGATCCTGCACTTGATGCGGCGCTTCAAGCTAGCGCCGCAGCTGGCTTGCCAGCACACAACGTTTCTCCAAACCAGGGCAAACTTTTGCACTTGTTGGCACGATTCCAAGGCGCACGCACTATTCTAGAAATTGGTACTTTAGGGGGCTACAGTACAATTTGGCTGGCACAAGCGCTACCTCCTGATGGTCGCTTGATTACGTTAGAAGCCAACCCAAAGTACGCTGAAATTGCTCGTGCCAACATTGCCCGTGCTGGGTTAACCGACGTTGTAGAGCTGCGTCTTGGACCGGCAGTTGATACACTACCACAGCTTGTAGCTGAGGGTCACGTATTTGACCTAATATTTATCGACGCTGATAAGCCAAGCAATCCGGATTACTTTGATTGGTCACTCAAGCTCGCCCGTCAAGGTAGTGCAATCATTGCGGATAATGTCGTTCGCAATGGAACTGTCATTGATGCTACCACTAACGATCCTAGCGTTTGCGGAGTGCGCCGATTTAACGAGCTACTAGCGCAGTCGCCCTACGTAAGCGCTACTGCAATCCAAACTGTAGGTAGTAAAGGATATGATGGATTTGCGATCGCACTCGTAACTAACTCAATCTTGCCCTCTTAG
- a CDS encoding TIGR03792 family protein, whose product MVIELLKVKIPPEQREKFIQKDAEIWTPALAKYPGFLGKEVWINPNDAAEVVFIIRWATREQWKAIPQGDLEAIEKKFTQALGFPQKIVESEEYQVRKFPQK is encoded by the coding sequence GTGGTTATCGAGCTACTCAAGGTGAAAATTCCGCCCGAACAACGGGAAAAATTTATCCAGAAGGATGCAGAAATTTGGACACCAGCACTTGCCAAGTATCCGGGTTTTCTGGGAAAAGAAGTATGGATCAACCCAAATGATGCTGCTGAAGTTGTTTTTATCATTCGTTGGGCAACACGGGAACAGTGGAAAGCCATACCTCAAGGTGATTTAGAGGCAATTGAAAAAAAGTTTACTCAAGCACTTGGATTTCCGCAAAAAATTGTAGAGTCAGAAGAATATCAAGTAAGGAAATTCCCGCAAAAGTGA
- a CDS encoding TauD/TfdA dioxygenase family protein: MNTTLHIKLWRIYMGYKHIEVKQVSGFIGAEISGVDLSRPLNDDEVKEIRKALLKWKVVFFRGQNIDHASQVVFTSRFGEVTYAHPLGEPEPVPGFPQIKPVDRKLYERQYGFRSGGPWHTDVTAAINPPAASVLRAVNVPSFGGDTQWSNLVAAYEGLSAPLRALADTLKAEHRFNGGGHYPRNGKFANRIAVNPLVSIHPVVRVHPETGERALFVNPGFTSHIVDVSPQESQLLLELFFNQITKPAYTTRFRWNNGDIAFWDNRATVHLAPQDLDRLNVERVLYRTTITGDIPVGVDGFRSEVVQGEVFSAELPNVFKQKVIEDSPTLT, encoded by the coding sequence GTGAATACCACCCTACATATCAAACTTTGGAGAATCTACATGGGGTACAAGCATATCGAAGTCAAACAAGTTAGTGGTTTCATTGGTGCTGAAATCAGTGGTGTAGACCTTTCCCGCCCTCTGAATGATGATGAAGTCAAAGAAATTCGTAAAGCACTATTGAAGTGGAAAGTTGTATTCTTTCGCGGTCAAAACATAGATCATGCGAGTCAGGTTGTTTTCACATCTCGTTTTGGCGAAGTGACTTACGCGCATCCCCTTGGAGAGCCCGAACCAGTTCCGGGATTTCCACAAATTAAACCTGTAGACCGTAAGCTCTATGAGCGGCAGTACGGTTTTCGCAGTGGAGGTCCCTGGCACACAGACGTAACGGCAGCTATCAACCCTCCAGCAGCGTCAGTTTTACGCGCAGTTAATGTCCCTAGCTTCGGTGGTGACACCCAGTGGAGCAATCTCGTTGCAGCTTATGAAGGTCTATCAGCGCCCCTGCGAGCACTAGCAGATACGTTAAAAGCGGAACATCGCTTTAATGGTGGCGGGCATTATCCTCGTAACGGCAAATTCGCAAATCGGATTGCAGTAAATCCACTAGTCTCAATCCACCCAGTAGTAAGAGTTCATCCTGAGACTGGTGAACGAGCATTATTCGTTAATCCAGGCTTCACATCGCATATTGTTGACGTATCACCACAAGAAAGTCAGCTACTTCTGGAGTTATTCTTTAACCAAATCACCAAGCCTGCTTACACCACCCGCTTCCGATGGAACAACGGTGATATCGCGTTCTGGGACAACCGCGCCACCGTGCATTTAGCTCCTCAAGATTTGGATCGTTTGAATGTCGAGCGTGTCCTCTATCGGACCACCATCACCGGTGATATTCCAGTTGGGGTTGATGGTTTCCGTTCAGAAGTGGTTCAAGGTGAGGTATTCAGTGCAGAATTACCAAACGTCTTCAAGCAGAAAGTTATAGAGGATTCACCTACACTCACCTAA
- a CDS encoding response regulator, translating to MSKSVLIVDDEEDVRAIAKLGLEMGAGWNAIVASCGEEGIKLAVERKPDVILLDMMMPDMDGRTTLQQLKANPATQPIPVILVTAKVQESDRESFSGLQVAAVFAKPFRPLKLPQEISKVLGWGI from the coding sequence ATGAGCAAAAGTGTCTTAATCGTTGATGATGAAGAAGATGTGCGGGCAATTGCCAAACTGGGGTTAGAGATGGGTGCGGGGTGGAATGCGATTGTAGCCTCTTGTGGAGAGGAAGGAATCAAGTTGGCTGTAGAACGCAAACCAGATGTCATCTTGCTTGATATGATGATGCCTGATATGGATGGACGCACAACATTACAGCAACTTAAAGCTAACCCTGCAACTCAGCCAATTCCTGTTATCTTAGTGACAGCTAAAGTTCAAGAATCCGACCGAGAAAGCTTTAGTGGTTTGCAAGTTGCTGCTGTCTTTGCCAAACCCTTCCGTCCTTTGAAATTACCGCAAGAAATTAGTAAGGTGCTTGGTTGGGGGATATAA
- a CDS encoding FKBP-type peptidyl-prolyl cis-trans isomerase, whose product MKAILLSVGFMLVCVVVLVLAQVGSNNQNTAIAEQMTDTTPVPTQTTENNTLIASKPMSEANAITTPSGLKYVELKEGTGATPKTGQTVVVHYTGTLENGKKFDSSRDRNQPFKFKLGVGQVIKGWDEGLSTMKVGGRRQLIIPPDLGYGARGAGGVIPPNATLNFDVELLGIE is encoded by the coding sequence TTGAAAGCAATTTTACTCAGCGTGGGTTTCATGCTGGTTTGTGTTGTCGTCTTGGTTCTGGCACAAGTTGGTAGTAACAATCAAAACACAGCTATTGCGGAACAGATGACTGATACAACTCCAGTACCCACTCAAACAACTGAAAACAATACCTTAATTGCAAGCAAACCTATGTCTGAAGCTAATGCCATTACTACACCCTCTGGATTAAAGTATGTTGAACTTAAGGAGGGAACTGGCGCAACTCCTAAAACCGGACAAACGGTTGTTGTTCACTATACAGGTACCTTAGAAAATGGGAAGAAATTCGATAGTTCCCGCGATCGCAACCAACCGTTTAAATTTAAACTTGGTGTCGGACAGGTCATTAAAGGTTGGGATGAAGGACTGAGCACTATGAAAGTAGGCGGTCGTCGCCAGCTAATTATACCTCCCGACTTGGGTTACGGTGCTCGCGGTGCGGGTGGCGTGATCCCACCTAATGCTACTCTCAATTTTGATGTGGAATTGTTGGGTATTGAGTAA
- a CDS encoding methyltransferase domain-containing protein, whose protein sequence is MVISDTWNPTQYEKFQAERSRPFYDLVNMVRSQENMRVLDLGCGTGKLTKYLHETIAARETIGLDSSENMLQAAREFEGHGLRFVQGHIEENSVPGKFDLVFSNAALQWVTGHEGLFEKLREKLQLGGQLAVQVPAMDLEPVHTVAAEVAREFSQELGGYVRRLTVLSPDKYARLLYKLGFVEQEVRLQIYGHVLPSREAVIEWYRGTLLTAYEQQVDRETYERFVQRYREKLMKYLEDESPFFFPYKRILIWGRLGDFA, encoded by the coding sequence ATGGTAATTAGTGATACATGGAATCCTACCCAATATGAAAAATTTCAAGCAGAAAGAAGCCGACCATTTTATGACTTAGTCAACATGGTACGCAGCCAAGAAAATATGCGAGTTTTAGATCTTGGTTGTGGGACGGGAAAGTTGACAAAATACTTGCACGAAACAATAGCAGCACGAGAGACAATCGGGTTGGATTCTTCAGAGAATATGTTACAAGCAGCACGTGAGTTTGAGGGGCACGGGTTGCGGTTTGTGCAAGGACATATTGAAGAAAATTCTGTACCGGGAAAATTTGATTTAGTGTTTTCTAACGCTGCTTTGCAATGGGTAACAGGACATGAGGGATTATTTGAAAAGTTACGTGAAAAACTGCAATTAGGGGGACAACTTGCCGTACAAGTTCCTGCAATGGATTTAGAACCAGTACATACCGTAGCAGCAGAGGTAGCACGGGAATTTAGTCAAGAATTGGGGGGATATGTACGTCGCTTGACAGTGCTATCACCAGATAAGTATGCCCGGCTACTTTATAAATTGGGGTTTGTAGAACAAGAAGTGAGGTTGCAAATATACGGACACGTATTGCCATCACGAGAAGCAGTTATTGAGTGGTATCGTGGAACATTATTAACTGCCTACGAGCAACAAGTCGATAGGGAAACATACGAGCGATTTGTACAACGGTATCGAGAAAAGTTAATGAAGTATCTAGAAGATGAAAGCCCATTCTTTTTTCCGTACAAACGCATACTTATATGGGGTCGTTTGGGAGATTTTGCATGA
- a CDS encoding TauD/TfdA dioxygenase family protein translates to MTLTANRIEITPTEAALGAIVTGVDASHSLEPEVILQLKQAWRDRHILIFKNQTLTDDQLLAFASYFGDIFQQPAYVRRGETEEYLPPLVLTLANAAAEESSVNVFPNYRELLPHIDHDWLPLPSSGSLLYAVQLPENGGPNTYWVNLEQAYEELDDATKKQIAGLQLRHFNFYGKYRDEYPKPGYAAGRSPEPGERVAIHPLVRTHPDTGKKILFLNAASEVDIVDYDHVEGAKLIARLQEHITQPRFAYRHQWSKGDLLYWDNQATAHYRPEFHANATRILKRVSIRGSRPF, encoded by the coding sequence GTGACACTCACCGCAAATCGGATTGAGATTACACCCACGGAAGCAGCTCTTGGAGCTATTGTTACGGGAGTTGATGCCAGTCATTCTCTCGAACCAGAGGTGATTCTGCAACTGAAACAGGCATGGCGCGATCGCCACATTCTTATCTTTAAAAACCAGACATTAACTGATGACCAGTTATTAGCCTTTGCCAGTTACTTTGGTGATATTTTCCAGCAGCCTGCTTACGTCCGCAGAGGTGAAACCGAGGAATATTTGCCACCCCTTGTTCTTACTCTGGCAAATGCTGCTGCTGAAGAGAGTTCGGTCAATGTCTTCCCGAACTATCGGGAACTGTTACCCCATATCGATCATGATTGGCTTCCTTTACCATCTAGTGGTTCCTTACTTTATGCAGTACAACTGCCTGAAAATGGAGGACCTAATACCTACTGGGTGAATTTGGAGCAGGCTTACGAAGAGCTAGATGATGCCACCAAAAAGCAAATTGCTGGTTTACAACTACGCCACTTTAATTTTTACGGCAAGTACCGGGATGAGTATCCCAAGCCAGGCTATGCAGCAGGACGTTCCCCTGAACCAGGCGAACGAGTTGCCATCCATCCTTTAGTTCGCACTCATCCAGATACGGGCAAAAAAATCCTCTTTCTAAATGCTGCCAGTGAGGTAGACATTGTAGATTATGACCATGTGGAAGGAGCAAAACTCATTGCGCGTCTACAGGAGCATATTACACAACCCCGGTTTGCCTATCGGCACCAGTGGAGCAAGGGTGACTTGCTTTATTGGGATAATCAGGCAACGGCTCACTATCGTCCGGAATTTCATGCTAACGCAACTCGGATTTTAAAGAGGGTTAGCATCCGGGGCAGCCGTCCCTTTTAG
- a CDS encoding DJ-1/PfpI family protein, producing MTTNKNISNISIGIILFPNLTQLDFTGPYEVFSKLPNTQVYLLSETLDPIRSERGLTFLPDTTFAKAPDFDVLVVPGGPGVNLKLEDSQFLHFVRTRGEKARYVTSVCTGSFILAAAGLLQGYRATTHWRSLDLLQELGVQVVSERVVIDRNRITGGGVTSGIDFALAIAAELFGDAIAQEVQLAIEYNPQPPFQSGSPQTAPPDVVTRVEASTQNMYNTRRQIIQKIKSEFKTTVF from the coding sequence ATGACTACTAACAAAAATATCTCTAACATCTCTATAGGTATAATTTTATTCCCAAATCTAACGCAGTTAGATTTTACGGGACCTTACGAAGTTTTTTCCAAATTACCAAATACGCAAGTCTATCTGCTATCGGAAACCTTAGACCCCATCCGCAGCGAGCGCGGTTTGACTTTTTTACCCGATACAACCTTTGCAAAGGCTCCAGATTTCGATGTGCTAGTTGTACCGGGAGGTCCTGGGGTTAACTTGAAGTTGGAAGATTCACAGTTTCTTCATTTTGTTAGAACACGGGGAGAAAAAGCCCGTTATGTGACTTCAGTTTGTACGGGTTCTTTTATACTAGCAGCAGCAGGATTACTCCAAGGTTATCGAGCCACGACTCACTGGCGATCGCTAGATTTATTGCAAGAGCTTGGAGTTCAGGTAGTCTCAGAAAGAGTTGTCATCGATCGCAACCGAATTACAGGTGGAGGAGTTACATCTGGAATTGACTTTGCATTGGCGATCGCTGCTGAGTTATTTGGTGACGCAATTGCTCAGGAAGTCCAGCTAGCAATAGAATACAATCCGCAGCCCCCCTTTCAAAGTGGTTCTCCTCAAACGGCTCCTCCTGATGTTGTTACTAGGGTGGAAGCTTCTACTCAAAATATGTATAACACGCGGCGACAGATAATCCAAAAGATCAAATCTGAATTCAAGACAACAGTGTTTTAG
- a CDS encoding ATP-binding protein, protein MYARNPNTYKADILVIDDTPENLNLLSAMLMAQGYKVRSVTKGSTGLRGASAAPPDLILLDVNMPEMNGYDVCQQLKANERTREIPVIFISALGDVLDKVKAFAVGGVDYITKPFQVEEVLARIENHLTIRKLQKQLQAQNTQLQQEIRERQQAEEKFSKAFRSSPNPIAIVTITEGRFIDVNPSFLRMSGYSLEEVIDRTTAEIYLSKNSDALSRIMQLLQQTGSLHNQEFEFCTKDSDVKTILLSVEPIELNEVQCALLIANDITERKQLENEFISLVSHELRTPLTSIMGALDLLDAGQLGSLTEQGQKVLSIATSNTERLIRLVNDILDLERMKSGKIFMHKVRCHAAQLLVQATEAMQAMADNSKVKLVVNPIEIEIWADCDRLLQTFTNLLSNAIKFSKPGDTVWISADLLKQEGERGEMPEGKNVNLSPHSLVITVRDEGRGIPEDKLQTIFERFQQVDASDSRQKGGTGLGLAICRNIIQQHDGKIWAESILGEGSTFYVVLPVSHEL, encoded by the coding sequence ATGTACGCTCGAAACCCCAATACTTACAAAGCAGATATTTTGGTAATCGATGATACTCCGGAGAACCTCAACCTTCTTTCTGCAATGTTGATGGCACAAGGATATAAAGTTCGTAGTGTTACTAAAGGTTCAACAGGACTGCGGGGGGCTTCAGCAGCTCCTCCCGATCTGATTTTGCTTGATGTCAATATGCCAGAAATGAATGGTTATGATGTTTGCCAGCAATTGAAAGCAAACGAACGTACCCGTGAAATTCCGGTGATTTTTATCAGTGCTTTGGGGGATGTACTTGATAAGGTCAAAGCTTTTGCTGTTGGAGGCGTAGACTACATCACAAAACCGTTTCAAGTAGAGGAAGTTTTAGCCCGCATTGAAAACCACTTAACAATTCGCAAACTGCAAAAACAACTCCAAGCACAAAATACTCAACTACAGCAGGAAATTCGAGAACGCCAACAAGCAGAGGAAAAGTTTTCCAAAGCTTTCCGCTCCAGTCCCAATCCTATTGCTATTGTTACAATTACCGAAGGAAGGTTTATCGATGTCAATCCCAGTTTTTTAAGGATGAGCGGCTATTCCTTAGAAGAAGTGATAGATCGCACAACTGCTGAGATTTATTTGAGTAAAAACTCAGATGCTCTGTCTCGTATCATGCAATTGTTGCAACAAACTGGTTCGTTACACAACCAAGAATTTGAGTTTTGCACTAAGGACTCTGATGTCAAGACAATACTGCTATCTGTTGAACCGATCGAACTGAACGAAGTTCAATGTGCTTTACTGATTGCAAATGATATTACCGAACGCAAGCAACTGGAAAATGAGTTTATCTCTCTTGTGAGTCACGAGCTGCGTACTCCTTTAACGTCTATTATGGGGGCGTTGGATTTGTTAGATGCCGGTCAACTCGGAAGTTTGACCGAGCAGGGACAAAAAGTTTTAAGTATTGCCACTAGCAATACCGAACGCCTGATCCGTCTGGTGAATGACATTCTCGATTTGGAACGGATGAAATCGGGTAAAATTTTTATGCATAAGGTAAGATGCCATGCTGCTCAGTTATTAGTGCAAGCGACAGAAGCGATGCAGGCTATGGCAGATAACTCAAAAGTAAAGCTAGTTGTCAATCCGATTGAAATTGAAATTTGGGCAGATTGCGATCGCCTATTGCAAACGTTCACGAATTTACTCAGCAATGCCATTAAGTTCTCAAAACCGGGAGACACTGTTTGGATAAGCGCCGATCTCCTCAAACAGGAAGGCGAGAGGGGGGAAATGCCAGAGGGGAAGAATGTTAATCTTAGTCCCCATTCTCTTGTGATTACAGTGCGAGATGAAGGTCGAGGAATTCCAGAAGATAAATTGCAAACTATTTTTGAGCGTTTTCAACAAGTTGATGCATCTGACTCACGGCAAAAAGGAGGAACCGGATTGGGGCTTGCTATTTGCCGAAATATAATACAGCAGCATGATGGGAAAATTTGGGCTGAAAGTATTTTAGGTGAAGGCAGTACTTTTTATGTTGTGTTACCAGTTAGTCATGAACTGTAA
- a CDS encoding glutathione S-transferase family protein — protein sequence MSTIQLYFSKGSTFSQRTRVVVLEKGIDFTPIEIDLQNKPEGFTQVSRYGKVPAIKHNDVAIYESAIINEYLDEVFPEPPLLPRDPASRAIARIWIDYANTRLVPAFNKFLRGKDTQEREQGQREFLESLLYVEQEGLSKLSGKGPYWLGEQFSLVDISFYPWFERLPLLEHFRNFTLPTETPRLQKWWSTVRDRESIRAVENPVSFYIERFTKILGEPTAVGAAQK from the coding sequence ATGAGCACCATACAGCTTTACTTCTCCAAAGGCTCTACGTTTTCTCAAAGAACTCGTGTTGTTGTGCTAGAAAAAGGAATTGACTTTACCCCTATTGAAATTGATTTACAAAACAAACCAGAAGGTTTTACTCAAGTTTCTCGCTACGGTAAAGTCCCAGCCATCAAACATAATGATGTCGCCATCTATGAATCTGCCATCATTAACGAGTATCTTGATGAAGTCTTTCCAGAACCGCCTTTATTGCCTCGCGATCCCGCATCTCGTGCGATCGCTCGTATCTGGATCGACTACGCTAATACTCGCCTTGTACCTGCGTTTAACAAATTTCTACGCGGGAAAGACACGCAAGAACGAGAACAGGGACAAAGAGAATTTTTGGAATCTCTTTTGTACGTCGAGCAAGAAGGGTTAAGCAAGCTATCTGGCAAGGGTCCGTATTGGTTGGGAGAACAATTCTCTTTAGTTGATATCAGTTTCTACCCCTGGTTTGAACGTTTACCTCTTCTAGAGCATTTCCGCAACTTTACTTTACCCACAGAAACACCTCGCTTGCAAAAATGGTGGAGTACTGTGCGCGATCGCGAATCAATACGGGCAGTTGAAAATCCTGTAAGCTTTTATATAGAACGATTTACTAAAATTCTTGGTGAACCTACTGCTGTCGGTGCTGCTCAAAAATAG
- a CDS encoding phasin family protein, which yields MDNNNWMQQLLMLGIGTTSLVADKVKEASDRLVKDGKLDPEQAKAVMDDMVQQLKSEQGTWDAQMQRQLRNMLQDLGVARQSEVDELRGRIDRLERQVRDLENKLWR from the coding sequence ATGGACAACAACAACTGGATGCAGCAGTTATTAATGTTGGGTATTGGTACAACATCCTTAGTCGCGGATAAAGTTAAGGAAGCAAGCGATCGCCTTGTTAAAGATGGGAAGCTCGATCCCGAACAGGCGAAGGCGGTTATGGATGATATGGTACAGCAATTAAAGTCAGAGCAGGGAACCTGGGATGCTCAAATGCAAAGACAACTGCGGAATATGTTGCAGGATTTGGGGGTGGCTCGTCAGTCAGAAGTGGATGAATTGCGCGGTAGAATAGACCGCTTGGAGCGTCAAGTCCGCGATTTAGAAAATAAGCTTTGGCGATAG
- a CDS encoding TetR/AcrR family transcriptional regulator, which produces MSPDSQNPISDKQADGRNRILDVAELLFQARGYTAVTMRDIAKAVGMRQASLYYHFSSKEELFVSVRERLFERHRIGLQNVLHRTEGELRSQLEGVTDWFLSQHPINFHAMMQTDMPSLSQEAKERLSNAINQAIFEPIGQIFTTAQANHRIGAVRPELLVGFLLSLLESISVVYSSEPVSYKKEIVDEMILVLLEGIQRR; this is translated from the coding sequence GTGAGCCCTGATTCTCAAAACCCAATCTCAGATAAACAAGCAGATGGGCGAAATCGCATTCTTGATGTGGCTGAATTGCTGTTCCAAGCTCGAGGCTACACAGCTGTAACGATGCGTGATATCGCTAAGGCAGTGGGGATGCGTCAAGCATCGCTTTACTATCACTTTTCGAGTAAAGAGGAACTGTTTGTTTCTGTTAGGGAACGTTTGTTTGAACGTCATCGAATTGGATTACAGAACGTGCTACATCGAACAGAGGGAGAATTGCGATCGCAACTTGAAGGGGTTACTGACTGGTTTCTGTCCCAACATCCCATTAACTTTCATGCCATGATGCAGACAGATATGCCTTCTCTGAGCCAGGAAGCCAAGGAACGTCTTTCAAATGCAATTAACCAAGCCATCTTTGAACCCATTGGACAAATCTTTACAACTGCTCAAGCAAATCATCGAATTGGTGCTGTTCGACCTGAATTGCTTGTCGGCTTTCTTTTGTCTTTATTAGAAAGTATTTCTGTTGTTTATTCTTCAGAACCCGTGTCCTATAAAAAGGAGATAGTTGATGAGATGATTTTGGTTTTGCTAGAAGGAATTCAAAGGCGCTAA